One genomic region from Tautonia marina encodes:
- a CDS encoding GNAT family N-acetyltransferase, protein MRFPRVPAVSWGRSSEGRLFGPHKSYEGRSEQHTHNRPGFEFRLRDGRRVFLSPVLPEDRHRLEAGFEQLSDQSRVFRFFRQRDQLSEAEIRQLIQVDQVDHVAWCALDLPDPPFDGLGSGRMIRDETDPQSAEVAITVIDAAQRHGLGTVLLALLVLRARMLGIKRLKAFVLPENTVVLQWLRSLGWTVVRDEDSLELEVSTVPESLQAPVSLARQRFHRLLEEMEPLLSECLDAMAQFRPSDTPGPIRDVSENKDSTPESGESV, encoded by the coding sequence ATGAGATTCCCTCGCGTTCCTGCCGTTTCCTGGGGGCGGTCGTCGGAGGGCCGGCTCTTTGGGCCGCATAAGTCATACGAAGGGCGTTCGGAGCAGCACACTCACAACCGCCCCGGGTTCGAGTTCCGGCTTCGGGATGGACGGAGAGTCTTTCTCTCTCCGGTCCTTCCGGAAGATCGTCATCGGCTCGAAGCGGGATTTGAACAACTGTCCGATCAATCTCGTGTGTTTCGCTTCTTCCGCCAGCGCGATCAACTCAGCGAGGCGGAGATTCGCCAACTGATCCAGGTGGATCAGGTCGATCACGTGGCCTGGTGCGCGCTCGATCTGCCCGACCCACCCTTCGACGGACTTGGAAGCGGCCGGATGATCCGGGATGAAACCGATCCGCAGTCGGCCGAGGTCGCGATCACCGTGATCGACGCCGCGCAACGGCATGGGCTGGGAACGGTTTTACTGGCGCTCCTCGTCCTTCGAGCGAGGATGCTGGGGATCAAGCGGCTCAAGGCGTTCGTCTTGCCGGAGAACACCGTGGTGCTTCAATGGCTTCGGAGCCTCGGATGGACGGTTGTCCGGGACGAGGACTCGCTTGAACTCGAAGTCTCGACCGTCCCCGAGTCATTGCAGGCTCCGGTGTCTCTTGCCCGCCAACGGTTCCATCGGCTTTTGGAGGAGATGGAACCCCTGTTGAGCGAATGTTTGGACGCAATGGCGCAGTTCAGGCCCTCCGATACGCCGGGACCCATCCGCGACGTGTCGGAGAACAAGGATTCCACGCCGGAATCGGGCGAGTCCGTCTGA
- a CDS encoding glucuronyl esterase domain-containing protein translates to MNAPALLRWTASLTLGLLLIATESMAQPQGFNYDESKVPNYSLPDPLLSEDGSKVTTPDEWRQSRRPEILRLFEDYVYGKTPIGRPEGMRWEVFDSADDAIDGLARRKQVRIFFTEDDDGPHMDLLLYTPADVEGPVPTFLGLNFRGNHTVFPDPAIRLPEGGDESVRGERRGRWPVDTIVSNGYGLATIWYYDIDADVKDQWSDGVHPLAYAEGQTEPGSGEWGSIGAWAWGLSRALDYLETDDHVDDSRVIVMGHSRLGKTSLWSGAQDERFALVISNDSGCGGAALSRRRFGETVERINTSFPHWFTDRFKQFNGNEDELPVDQHMLIALIAPRPVLVCSAEEDLWADPRGEFLSAKHAAPVYELLGTDGMATREMPGLNNLISSTVGYHIRPGGHDVTDRDWEVFMEFANTHLRPHASQ, encoded by the coding sequence ATGAACGCCCCTGCCCTGCTCCGCTGGACCGCGTCGCTGACGCTGGGCCTGCTCCTGATCGCGACTGAGTCAATGGCCCAGCCTCAAGGGTTCAACTACGACGAATCCAAGGTTCCTAACTATTCGTTGCCCGATCCTTTGCTGTCAGAGGACGGCTCGAAGGTCACGACTCCCGACGAGTGGCGCCAGTCAAGGCGTCCCGAAATCCTCCGTCTCTTTGAGGATTACGTTTACGGCAAGACTCCGATCGGTCGACCCGAAGGGATGCGATGGGAGGTCTTCGACTCGGCCGACGATGCCATCGACGGACTCGCCAGGCGCAAGCAAGTGCGCATTTTTTTCACCGAGGACGACGATGGCCCTCACATGGACCTCCTTCTTTACACCCCGGCCGATGTCGAGGGGCCGGTCCCGACCTTCCTGGGCTTGAATTTCCGAGGAAATCACACGGTGTTCCCTGACCCTGCGATTCGATTGCCGGAGGGGGGGGATGAGTCCGTCCGGGGAGAGCGGCGGGGGAGATGGCCGGTCGATACGATTGTTTCGAATGGCTACGGCCTGGCGACGATCTGGTATTACGACATTGATGCCGATGTGAAGGATCAGTGGAGCGACGGGGTCCACCCCCTGGCGTATGCCGAAGGGCAGACTGAACCGGGCTCCGGCGAATGGGGATCGATTGGTGCCTGGGCCTGGGGCCTGAGCCGTGCGCTCGACTACCTGGAAACCGATGATCATGTCGACGATTCCCGGGTGATCGTGATGGGCCACTCGCGACTGGGAAAAACCTCGCTCTGGAGCGGGGCTCAGGACGAGCGGTTTGCGCTGGTCATCTCGAACGACTCGGGATGCGGTGGTGCGGCTCTGAGCCGCCGTCGGTTTGGCGAAACCGTTGAGCGGATCAACACCTCGTTTCCTCACTGGTTCACGGATCGGTTCAAGCAATTCAACGGGAATGAGGATGAGTTGCCAGTGGACCAACATATGCTGATCGCGTTGATTGCTCCCCGGCCTGTTCTGGTTTGCTCGGCCGAGGAGGATCTTTGGGCCGATCCTCGGGGCGAATTTCTCTCCGCCAAGCATGCCGCTCCGGTCTATGAATTGCTTGGGACTGATGGCATGGCAACTCGGGAGATGCCTGGCCTCAACAATCTGATTTCGAGCACGGTCGGATATCATATCCGCCCTGGAGGCCACGATGTGACCGATCGGGACTGGGAGGTCTTCATGGAGTTTGCCAACACGCACCTTCGTCCGCACGCCTCGCAGTGA
- a CDS encoding DUF1501 domain-containing protein — MDPILERIQTMTRRHFFGRGAVGLGTAALASLLPDRAAQATGADQDRPALSSGGLPGLPHFAPKAKRAIYLFMSGGPSQLDLFDYKPTMNEWFDKDLPESIRQGQRLTTMTSGQTRFPIAPSRYEFKQHGNSGAWVSELLPHTAKMVDDLAIVKSINTEAINHDPAITYICTGHQLPGRASMGSWLGYGLGSMNENLPSFVVMTPTWTGRKDAQALYNRLWGSGFLPSKHQGVRLRTDGDAVLFLSDPPGVSSTKRRRMLDSLATLNQKHYDQFADPETQARIAQYEMAFRMQSSVPDLMNLADEPKHILDMYGPDVQKPGTFAYCALMARRLAERDVRFVQLFHRGWDQHGNVAGDLPKQCQDIDQPCWALVQDLKQRGLLDDTLVIWGGEFGRTIYCQGGLTRENYGRDHHPRCFTIWMAGGGIKPGIVHGETDDFSYNVVQDPVHIHEMNATILQCLGIDHKRLTYKFQGLDMRLTGVEDHRPVQALLA; from the coding sequence ATGGACCCGATCCTCGAACGCATCCAGACGATGACGCGGCGGCACTTCTTCGGGCGGGGGGCCGTGGGCCTGGGCACGGCGGCCCTTGCCTCGCTCTTGCCCGATCGAGCCGCTCAGGCGACCGGGGCCGATCAAGACCGTCCGGCCCTTTCGTCTGGAGGTCTACCCGGCCTGCCTCACTTCGCCCCGAAGGCGAAGCGGGCCATCTACTTGTTCATGTCCGGCGGTCCCTCGCAGCTCGACTTGTTCGACTACAAGCCGACCATGAACGAGTGGTTCGACAAGGATTTGCCCGAGTCGATCCGCCAGGGGCAGCGTCTGACGACCATGACCAGTGGTCAGACTCGTTTCCCGATCGCTCCGTCTCGGTACGAGTTCAAGCAGCACGGCAATTCGGGTGCCTGGGTCAGCGAACTCTTACCGCACACGGCGAAGATGGTCGACGATCTGGCCATCGTCAAATCCATCAACACCGAGGCGATCAACCACGACCCGGCGATCACCTACATCTGCACCGGCCACCAGTTGCCCGGCCGAGCGAGTATGGGCTCTTGGCTGGGCTACGGCCTCGGTTCCATGAACGAGAACCTGCCATCGTTTGTGGTCATGACCCCGACCTGGACCGGGCGCAAAGATGCTCAGGCACTCTACAACCGGCTCTGGGGTTCCGGCTTCCTGCCGAGCAAGCACCAGGGGGTTCGGTTGCGCACCGATGGTGACGCCGTGCTGTTCCTGTCGGACCCTCCCGGAGTGAGTTCGACCAAGCGGCGACGGATGCTCGACTCGCTGGCGACCCTGAACCAGAAGCACTACGACCAGTTCGCCGACCCCGAGACGCAGGCCCGCATCGCCCAGTACGAGATGGCGTTCCGGATGCAGTCCTCGGTTCCCGACCTGATGAACCTGGCCGACGAGCCCAAGCATATTCTTGATATGTACGGCCCGGATGTACAGAAGCCCGGAACCTTCGCCTACTGCGCTCTGATGGCTCGACGCCTTGCCGAGCGTGATGTGCGCTTCGTCCAGTTGTTCCATCGCGGCTGGGACCAGCATGGCAACGTGGCCGGCGACCTGCCGAAGCAGTGCCAGGACATCGACCAGCCCTGCTGGGCCCTGGTTCAGGATCTCAAGCAACGAGGGTTGCTGGACGACACGCTGGTCATTTGGGGAGGCGAGTTCGGTCGCACGATCTACTGTCAGGGCGGCCTGACCCGAGAGAATTACGGTCGAGACCATCACCCGCGCTGTTTCACGATCTGGATGGCAGGTGGCGGAATTAAGCCGGGCATCGTGCATGGTGAGACGGACGACTTCAGCTACAACGTCGTCCAGGACCCTGTCCACATCCACGAGATGAACGCCACGATCCTGCAATGCCTGGGGATCGACCATAAGCGTCTGACCTACAAGTTCCAGGGCCTCGACATGCGATTAACGGGTGTTGAGGATCACAGGCCGGTTCAAGCCTTGCTCGCCTGA
- a CDS encoding PSD1 and planctomycete cytochrome C domain-containing protein, with protein sequence MRPPTLATTRSLVLAACWAVFAAVPSLAADDAKPEPRIDFGKQIRPLLSDACFACHGPDSATRKADLRLDLRDEALADRGGYAVIVPGDVEASELVYRITSEDELDRMPPESHEALTAEQIELIRTWIEQGAEWEEHWSFVPPTKPEPPVLDDNSWVRNPIDRFILERLIQENLEPSPEANPEALVRRVYLDLTGLPPTPAEVDAYLADDREDRYEQLVDQLLQSPQYGEHMARFWLDAARYGDTHGLHLDNYREMWPYRDWVVNAFNRNLPYDQFVIEQLAGDLLPDPTRDQLIATGFNRAHVTTSEGGSIEEEVYVRNVVERVDATGTVFLGLTVACARCHDHKFDPISAKDYYSLFAFFNSIDGKPLDGNAKAHPPVIQVPSPEQEAERARLDEQIAAIKSRISEAVAAIGYDPASDDDQGEYVRRDDFVWIDDALPTGAKPSAEADWSFVSEPNHPVFSGEKAHLRTSEGQSQHFFTEATQGLLVGEGDTLFAHVFLDPVNPPKEIMLQWNTGSWKHRAYWGENLIDYGADGTTERLSKGPLPTTGEWVRLEVSAAEVGIAPGTTITGMAFTQHGGTVRWDAAGLRTWTPQPGKTYTSLAGWVRDQKILGDKAGLPGPIRAIVEKAPADRSEDETRQLRDHFVRFAYAPARSTLSPLLDELASAESASKTLEEAIPTTLVWKEMAEPKPAFILNRGEYEERGEQVGRATPEFLPDLPEGAPLDRMGLALWLVDRSNPLTARVAVNRLWQQVFGTGLVKTSEDFGSQGDPPSHEELLDWLAVQFQDDGWDIKTFMKRLVTSATYRQTSRTTPELNTRDPKNVLLARGPRFRLDAETLRDQALAVSDLLVEQIGGPGVKPPQPSGLWEAVGYTSSNTAKFQPDSGREKVHRRSLYTFWKRTAPPPQMTTFDAPSRESCTVRRERTNTPLQALLLLNDPQYVEAARSLAERTLREAGPSVEERLTHMFRLATARRPEADEINELNGTFDELLASYQSEVEEARALITVGETQPDPAFDPAELAAWTIIANTLLNLDEVIVKG encoded by the coding sequence ATGAGACCGCCGACCCTCGCGACGACGCGATCCCTCGTTCTGGCCGCCTGCTGGGCGGTATTCGCCGCGGTGCCCTCACTGGCCGCCGACGACGCGAAACCCGAACCTCGGATCGATTTTGGCAAGCAGATCCGGCCATTGTTGTCGGATGCCTGCTTCGCATGCCACGGACCGGATTCGGCCACCCGAAAGGCCGATCTCCGGCTCGATCTGAGGGACGAGGCCCTTGCCGATCGGGGTGGATATGCGGTGATCGTTCCCGGCGACGTTGAAGCGAGTGAACTGGTTTACCGGATCACGAGTGAAGACGAACTCGATCGGATGCCTCCAGAGTCGCACGAGGCACTGACCGCCGAGCAAATCGAGCTGATCCGGACCTGGATCGAGCAAGGGGCCGAGTGGGAAGAACACTGGTCGTTTGTTCCGCCGACCAAGCCCGAGCCGCCGGTCCTCGACGATAATTCCTGGGTCCGGAACCCGATCGACCGATTCATTCTGGAACGATTGATCCAGGAAAACCTGGAACCGTCTCCCGAAGCGAATCCTGAGGCCCTGGTCAGGCGGGTTTATCTCGATCTCACGGGGTTGCCCCCGACTCCGGCCGAGGTGGACGCCTATCTGGCCGATGATCGCGAGGACCGTTACGAGCAGCTTGTGGACCAACTCTTGCAATCGCCTCAATACGGCGAGCACATGGCCCGCTTCTGGCTCGACGCGGCGCGGTATGGAGACACGCACGGCCTGCACCTCGACAACTACCGAGAGATGTGGCCGTATCGCGACTGGGTCGTCAACGCCTTCAATCGAAACCTCCCCTACGATCAATTCGTCATCGAACAGCTTGCCGGCGACCTTCTGCCGGACCCGACACGCGACCAACTCATCGCCACCGGATTCAATCGGGCCCACGTGACCACGAGCGAAGGGGGATCGATTGAGGAAGAAGTCTACGTCCGGAACGTCGTCGAACGCGTGGATGCGACCGGGACGGTCTTCCTCGGCCTGACGGTTGCCTGTGCTCGCTGCCACGACCACAAATTCGACCCGATCTCGGCCAAGGATTACTACTCGCTATTCGCCTTCTTCAACTCGATCGACGGCAAACCGCTCGACGGCAACGCCAAGGCCCACCCGCCGGTCATTCAGGTCCCTTCCCCCGAGCAGGAAGCCGAACGAGCCCGGCTGGACGAGCAGATCGCGGCGATCAAGAGCCGCATTTCCGAGGCCGTCGCCGCCATCGGCTACGATCCGGCAAGCGACGATGACCAGGGTGAGTACGTGCGTCGTGATGACTTCGTCTGGATCGACGATGCCCTGCCAACCGGGGCCAAGCCCTCGGCCGAGGCTGACTGGTCGTTCGTTTCCGAACCGAATCACCCCGTTTTCTCGGGTGAGAAGGCCCATCTGCGAACCTCCGAGGGACAGAGTCAGCACTTCTTTACCGAGGCAACGCAAGGTCTGCTCGTGGGTGAAGGTGACACCCTGTTTGCTCACGTCTTCCTGGATCCGGTCAATCCTCCGAAGGAGATCATGCTTCAGTGGAACACCGGATCGTGGAAACATCGGGCCTACTGGGGAGAGAACCTGATCGACTACGGGGCCGATGGCACCACCGAACGCCTTTCCAAGGGACCGTTGCCGACGACGGGCGAATGGGTTCGTCTGGAAGTCTCAGCCGCTGAGGTCGGCATCGCACCCGGAACGACGATTACGGGCATGGCCTTTACCCAGCATGGTGGCACGGTCCGGTGGGATGCCGCCGGGTTGCGGACATGGACCCCGCAGCCTGGGAAAACCTACACGAGTCTCGCGGGCTGGGTCCGTGACCAGAAGATTCTCGGTGACAAGGCTGGCCTCCCAGGTCCGATTCGGGCCATTGTCGAGAAGGCACCGGCTGATCGCTCGGAGGACGAGACCCGGCAACTCCGTGACCACTTCGTTCGATTCGCCTACGCTCCGGCTCGCTCAACCTTGAGTCCCTTGCTCGACGAGTTGGCCTCGGCCGAATCGGCGAGCAAGACCCTCGAGGAAGCGATTCCGACCACCCTGGTCTGGAAGGAGATGGCCGAACCGAAGCCGGCGTTTATCCTGAACCGAGGCGAGTACGAGGAGCGAGGGGAACAGGTCGGTCGCGCGACTCCTGAATTCCTGCCCGACTTGCCCGAAGGGGCGCCGCTCGACCGCATGGGCCTGGCCCTCTGGCTTGTTGATCGCTCCAACCCCCTAACCGCCCGGGTGGCCGTGAACCGGCTCTGGCAGCAGGTCTTCGGCACCGGGCTGGTGAAGACATCCGAGGACTTCGGTTCTCAAGGAGATCCGCCCAGCCATGAGGAACTGCTCGACTGGCTCGCGGTTCAGTTCCAGGATGACGGATGGGACATCAAGACGTTCATGAAGCGGCTGGTCACCTCGGCCACGTATCGCCAGACGTCTCGAACCACCCCCGAGCTGAACACGCGCGATCCGAAGAACGTGTTGCTTGCCCGCGGACCTCGGTTCCGGCTCGATGCCGAAACGCTTCGCGACCAGGCCCTCGCGGTGTCGGACCTGCTCGTGGAACAGATTGGCGGCCCGGGCGTGAAGCCTCCACAACCGTCCGGTCTCTGGGAAGCGGTTGGCTACACGAGCAGCAACACGGCGAAGTTCCAGCCCGACTCTGGACGAGAAAAAGTTCACCGGCGCAGTCTTTACACCTTCTGGAAACGAACGGCTCCGCCGCCGCAGATGACGACCTTCGATGCTCCGTCTCGGGAGTCCTGCACGGTGCGTCGAGAGCGGACCAACACCCCGTTGCAAGCGTTGCTCTTGCTGAACGATCCGCAATACGTCGAGGCCGCCCGAAGTCTGGCCGAGCGGACGCTTCGTGAGGCGGGCCCGTCGGTCGAGGAGCGGCTCACCCACATGTTCCGCCTGGCCACCGCTCGCCGTCCCGAAGCAGACGAGATCAACGAGCTGAATGGGACCTTTGACGAGTTGCTCGCCTCCTATCAATCCGAGGTTGAAGAGGCCCGGGCGCTGATCACCGTGGGTGAAACGCAACCCGACCCGGCGTTCGACCCGGCCGAACTGGCCGCCTGGACCATCATCGCGAACACCTTGCTCAATCTGGACGAAGTGATCGTGAAGGGCTAA
- a CDS encoding DinB family protein, with protein MADETLLDLLDDVRGKTLKELQNLDDTHARWAPPGLQNSCLWHAGHSYVVTEFLTLKGLGREPQIPEGWFKMFSWESNPAHISPENWPPLEEVVAALKAQHERLRGVISELTPEQLGASEPGNPNRTVRYGIVHGLHDEARHSGEISLLRKLMSRTFVVQSPPAF; from the coding sequence ATGGCCGACGAAACGCTACTGGACTTGCTCGACGACGTACGCGGCAAGACGCTCAAGGAATTGCAAAATCTCGACGACACCCACGCCCGCTGGGCCCCGCCCGGCCTTCAGAACTCGTGCCTCTGGCACGCCGGCCACTCCTATGTGGTCACCGAGTTCCTGACCCTGAAGGGCCTTGGTCGGGAGCCCCAGATTCCCGAGGGTTGGTTCAAGATGTTTAGCTGGGAGAGCAACCCGGCACACATCTCCCCCGAAAACTGGCCGCCCCTCGAAGAGGTCGTCGCGGCCCTGAAGGCACAGCACGAACGGCTTCGAGGCGTCATTTCGGAGCTGACCCCCGAACAACTCGGCGCCAGTGAGCCTGGCAACCCGAACCGAACGGTTCGGTACGGCATTGTTCATGGCCTGCACGACGAAGCCCGACACAGCGGAGAGATCTCCTTGCTTCGGAAGCTGATGAGTCGGACCTTCGTGGTCCAGTCTCCGCCAGCGTTCTGA
- a CDS encoding DUF1559 family PulG-like putative transporter, which yields MHARSTAVFAVARFAPYAVRRVPRRGIGPAEVLVVLVVVAILALLLMLGLARSREVARSATCSRNLQQIGLAMQLYEQVTQRVPYVAPLEDRNNASQGPLAAILQQLGRTEVTGLDIQPDSEPAPPLSEPISERYLPDFVCPSDPIATSRVFPAPVNYRANTGDQPEGRGGPFMPGGSIGFNEVEAGDGASYTAAFAERLVGTAGTSTETSRDYQLVPGPVPREGCPEVPGEPLQTDAGRSWLELGWRSTLYSHALVPQNPRSCIDEQGRTALMGASSGHVEGVRVLLMDGSVRVYSRSINPEVWASLGTYLSDVSQEETPESSSLPDEPTEP from the coding sequence ATGCATGCACGCTCTACCGCCGTCTTCGCGGTCGCTCGGTTCGCTCCTTACGCCGTTCGACGAGTGCCCCGCAGGGGAATCGGTCCAGCCGAAGTACTGGTCGTGCTCGTCGTCGTCGCCATTCTCGCCCTGTTGCTCATGCTCGGACTGGCAAGGAGCCGTGAGGTTGCTCGATCCGCCACCTGCTCTCGGAATCTGCAGCAAATCGGTCTTGCGATGCAGCTTTATGAACAGGTGACTCAGCGCGTGCCCTACGTCGCTCCACTGGAGGATCGGAACAACGCTTCTCAAGGACCTCTCGCGGCGATCCTGCAACAGCTTGGCAGAACGGAAGTGACCGGGCTCGACATTCAACCCGATTCGGAACCTGCCCCACCGCTCTCAGAACCGATCTCGGAGCGTTACCTTCCGGATTTTGTCTGCCCGTCCGACCCGATCGCCACGTCTCGAGTCTTTCCCGCACCGGTCAACTATCGAGCGAACACGGGGGATCAGCCTGAGGGTCGTGGTGGCCCGTTCATGCCAGGGGGTTCGATCGGATTCAACGAGGTCGAGGCTGGTGATGGTGCGTCCTATACCGCGGCCTTCGCCGAACGGCTCGTCGGGACCGCGGGGACCTCAACCGAGACGAGCCGGGATTACCAGCTCGTCCCCGGTCCCGTTCCTCGGGAAGGCTGTCCTGAGGTTCCCGGCGAGCCGCTCCAGACCGACGCCGGTCGGTCCTGGCTGGAACTCGGTTGGAGATCAACGCTGTATTCGCACGCACTCGTTCCCCAGAACCCTCGATCATGCATCGACGAGCAAGGCCGAACCGCCCTGATGGGCGCATCAAGCGGACACGTGGAAGGGGTTCGCGTGCTTCTGATGGATGGGAGCGTTCGGGTCTATTCTCGGTCGATCAATCCTGAGGTCTGGGCCTCGCTCGGAACCTATCTCAGTGATGTTTCCCAAGAAGAAACGCCGGAATCTTCTTCACTTCCCGACGAACCAACCGAGCCCTGA
- a CDS encoding deoxyribonuclease IV: MFGAHMSIAGGHDRAVRAAAALGMDCVQIFTKSNNQWKAKPLTDDQVAAFRQSLSETGVGSPVAHNSYLINLASPDDELWHKSIDAMVIELERAEALGIRHLVSHPGAHVGSGEEAGLTRIAAGLDEIHRRTTGFQARIALETTAGQGSCLGHRFEHLSAILDQVHEADRLEICVDTCHIFAAGYRLGTRDEYNETIGELDRIIGLKRVRVWHLNDSVKACGSRVDRHAGIGRGELGLEPFAHIVADPRFATLPMILETPKGTEGGEDLDAINLRVLRDLETRARLDAADASRTARAS; the protein is encoded by the coding sequence ATGTTCGGCGCCCACATGAGCATTGCCGGAGGACACGACCGAGCCGTGCGGGCCGCCGCGGCCCTGGGTATGGATTGCGTTCAGATCTTCACCAAGAGCAACAACCAGTGGAAGGCCAAACCCTTAACCGATGACCAGGTCGCCGCCTTCCGCCAGAGCCTTTCGGAAACCGGCGTGGGCTCTCCCGTGGCCCACAATTCCTACCTGATCAACCTGGCCAGTCCGGACGATGAACTCTGGCACAAGTCCATTGATGCCATGGTGATCGAGCTCGAGCGGGCCGAGGCGCTCGGCATCCGCCATCTTGTCAGCCATCCCGGCGCCCACGTCGGCAGTGGCGAGGAGGCGGGACTCACCCGGATCGCCGCGGGCCTCGACGAAATCCACCGACGCACGACCGGATTTCAGGCTCGCATCGCGCTGGAAACGACGGCGGGGCAAGGGAGTTGCCTCGGGCATCGGTTCGAGCACCTGAGCGCCATTCTCGACCAGGTCCATGAGGCTGATCGCCTGGAAATCTGTGTCGACACCTGCCACATCTTCGCCGCGGGCTATCGGCTGGGCACCCGAGACGAGTACAATGAAACCATCGGGGAGCTGGATCGGATTATCGGTCTGAAACGAGTCCGCGTCTGGCACCTCAACGACAGCGTCAAGGCGTGCGGAAGCCGCGTCGATCGCCACGCCGGCATCGGTCGTGGTGAGCTTGGCCTGGAACCATTCGCCCACATCGTGGCCGACCCGCGATTCGCCACGCTGCCGATGATTCTGGAAACGCCCAAAGGAACCGAGGGCGGCGAGGATCTCGACGCGATCAACCTTCGAGTGCTCCGAGACCTGGAGACTCGGGCCAGACTCGACGCGGCCGATGCCTCCCGAACCGCTCGGGCCTCCTGA